The DNA sequence CTTCTCGCGGGGTTTTCGAAGGTTCGTAGAGGCGAGAGGGTCTGTGAGCTAGGTTGCGCTCACGGTGCCGTCTCCCTAATTCTGGCTAAAAGAAAGGAAATTTCCGTGGTCGGCCTGGATATACAGGAAAACCTGGTCCATATGGCGGAGAAAAACAGGGAGCTCAACGAACTATCAGACAGGGCCTCTTTTATACACGGAGATCTACGGGAAATACATAAAATCCTACCCCCTCAGGGGTTCGACGTCATAGTGGCCAACCCTCCATATGGCGATCCGATCAGACATAGGACCGGCAACAGATCGGAAAACGTCCTGGCGAGACATGGAGTGGTCTGTTCCGTGGAGGACGTGGCGGAGGCTTGCCGGTATCTTTTGGGAGACAAGGGAAGAGCCTACTTCGTCTTTGCCGCCGAGAGACTGGTGGATTTCCTCTGTGCCCTCAGGTCTCGCGGGGTGGAGCCTAAAGCTTTGAGAGCCGTCCATCCCAGAAGAGGCAAGGACGCCTCCGTCTTTTTGGTAAAGGCCCTCCGGTCGGCCTCTCCAGGTATCAGGCTTCTTCCTCCTCTGAGGATAAACGACGACAGCGGTAACTACACCGAGGATCTGCTGGAATTCTACTCTCCGGAGGGATCGCCATGCCCCTGATAGTTATACCGACCCCGGTGGGCAACATGGACGACATAACCTTGCGAGCCCTGGAGGAACTTGGAAAGGCCGACGTCGTGGCCTGTGAGGACACCAGACACTCGGGGTTGCTCCTCAAACGCCACGGAATAGACGCCAGACTGCTCTCGTATCATAAACACAACGAAGCCGGCAGGTCGGAGGAGCTGTTGGATCTTCTGGCTCGAGATAAAAGAGTGGCTCTAATATCCGATGCGGGAACTCCCGGCATATCCGATCCGGGATACGAGATCGTAAGAAAAGCCGTGGACGAAGGCTTCGAGATCGACGTCCTTCCCGGGGCGACCGCCTTCGTTCCGGCCCTGATTTTGTCGGGCCTCCCTCCCCATCCCTGTCTGTTTTTCGGGTTCCTGTCCGACAGAGAAGGGGACAGAACCAGAGAGCTGGCAGGGCTCAAGGACATTCCCTGGACACTGGTCTTCTACGTGTCGCCGCACAAGGTCGTAAGACATCTCGAATCGATGATATCCGTCTTCGGGGACAGAAAATCGGCTCTGGTAAGGGAGATCAGCAAGATCCATCAGGAAGCCTTGCGGGGATCCTTGACGGCAGTTCTCCGAAAGGCCGAGTCGGGGTTAAAAGGGGAGATGGTCCTGATCGTGGAGGGGGGCTCCGTCGATTCCGAAGACGAAGAGGCCCGGTGGAAAGAGAGGGCCCTAGATATGGTCCAGAAGGGAATGTCCCTGAAGGACGTTACCTTGGCGCTTTCGGAGGAACTGGGAATCCCGAAAAACCCGATAAAAAAATGGCTTCTAGGGCAAAAGGGAATAAAATAGAGGGAGTTTTACTTTAGCAGGAGGTCGAGATCATGTCAGATTCCAAGAACTTTTACATAACCACGCCGATCTATTACGTCAACGACGTACCTCATATCGGTCACGCCTATACCACCATAGGGGCGGACGTTATGTCCCGTTACAAGAGGATGGACGGCTACAAGGTGTTCTTTCTTACAGGGACGGACGAACACGGACAAAAGATCTACGAGAGCGCCAAGGCCAAGGGCATGACCGCTCAGGAACTTACGGACGAGATGGCGGAGAACTTCAAGAAGCTTCTGCCCGTGTTGAATATATCCAACGACGACTTTATCAGAACCACCGAAAAGAGACACGAGAAGGTGGTCCAATCCATATTTTCCAAGCTCATGGACCAGGGGGATATCTACAAGGGTACATATAAGGGATTATACTGCGTTCCCTGCGAGACCTACGTTCCCGAAAGCAGCATGGGAGATAACAACACCTGTCCTGACTGCGGCCGTCCCCTGGTCGAGATGGAGGAGGAAAGCTACTTCTTCAAGACCTCCCGCTATGCCGACAGACTTTTGAAGTATTACGAGGACAACCTGAAGGCCATAATGCCCAGGACCCGCTACAACGAGATAGTCAGCTTCATCAAGAGCGGTTTAAGGGATCAGTCGGTGTCTCGGACCTCCATATCCTGGGGCATTCCCGTTCCGGGGGACGAGAAACACGTTATATACGTGTGGTTCGACGCCCTGATAAACTACCTCACGGCCTGCGGTTACGAGGACGACCCGGAGAAACTGGCGGCATTCTGGCCCAACGCTCATCATCTCATGGCGAAGGACATAATACGTTT is a window from the Dethiosulfovibrio russensis genome containing:
- a CDS encoding tRNA1(Val) (adenine(37)-N6)-methyltransferase, which encodes MIDLKSISEDSINGVDIKLLQPLRGPRVNVDTVLLAGFSKVRRGERVCELGCAHGAVSLILAKRKEISVVGLDIQENLVHMAEKNRELNELSDRASFIHGDLREIHKILPPQGFDVIVANPPYGDPIRHRTGNRSENVLARHGVVCSVEDVAEACRYLLGDKGRAYFVFAAERLVDFLCALRSRGVEPKALRAVHPRRGKDASVFLVKALRSASPGIRLLPPLRINDDSGNYTEDLLEFYSPEGSPCP
- the rsmI gene encoding 16S rRNA (cytidine(1402)-2'-O)-methyltransferase, coding for MPLIVIPTPVGNMDDITLRALEELGKADVVACEDTRHSGLLLKRHGIDARLLSYHKHNEAGRSEELLDLLARDKRVALISDAGTPGISDPGYEIVRKAVDEGFEIDVLPGATAFVPALILSGLPPHPCLFFGFLSDREGDRTRELAGLKDIPWTLVFYVSPHKVVRHLESMISVFGDRKSALVREISKIHQEALRGSLTAVLRKAESGLKGEMVLIVEGGSVDSEDEEARWKERALDMVQKGMSLKDVTLALSEELGIPKNPIKKWLLGQKGIK